In Electrophorus electricus isolate fEleEle1 chromosome 14, fEleEle1.pri, whole genome shotgun sequence, a single window of DNA contains:
- the psmd11b gene encoding 26S proteasome non-ATPase regulatory subunit 11B, translating into MAAAAVVEFQRAQSLISTDRNASIDIFHSIVRRDVQQDDEEAVRVKEQSILELGSLLAKTGQAAELGGLLKFVRPFLISISKAKAARLVRSLLDLFLDMEAATGQEVELCLECIEWAKAEKRTFLRQALEARLISLYFDTKRYQEALQLGSQLLQELKKMDDKALLVEVQLLESKTYHALSNLPKARAALTSARTTANAIYCPPKLQAALDMQSGIIHAAEEKDWKTAYSYFFEAFEGYDSIDSPRAITALKYMLLCKIMLNLPEEVQALISGKLALRYAGRQTDALKCVAQASKNRSLADFEKALTEYAKELRDDPIISTHLAKLYDNLLEQNLIRVIEPFSRVQITHISSLIKLSKGEVERKLSQMILDKKFHGILDQGEGVLIIFEEPPVDKTYEAALETIQNMSKVVDSLYNKAKKLT; encoded by the exons ATGGCAGCCGCAGCAGTGGTTGAGTTTCAGAGAGCTCAGTCTCTTATCAGCACGGACCGAAACGCTTCTATCGATATTTTTCACTCAATAG TCAGACGAGATGTTCAGCAGGATGATGAAGAGGCCGTGCGTGTCAAAGAACAGAGCATACTGGAACTTGGCTCCTTGCTGGCTAAGACAGGACAAGCAGCAG AGCTTGGAGGGCTCCTGAAGTTTGTTAGACCTTTCCTGATCTCCATAAGCAAGGCAAAAGCTGCACGTCTGGTGCGCTCTTTGCTGGATCTCTTCCTGGATATGGAAGCAGCCACAGGCCAAGAGGTAGAGCTGTGTTTGGAGTGCATTGAGTGGGCCAAAGCTGAGAAGAGGACTTTTCTCAGACAAGCCTTGGAG GCTCGTCTGATCTCACTGTATTTTGACACCAAGAGGTACCAAGAGGCCCTGCAGTTGG GCTCCCAGTTATTACAGGAGCTGAAAAAGATGGATGACAAAGCTTTATTGGTGGAAGTCCAGCTACTTGAGAGTAAAACATATCATGCACTTAGCAACCTACCGAAGGCCAGGGCTGCCCTAACCTCAGCCAGGACCACAGCCAATGCCATCTACTGTCCGCCCAAACTTCAGGCAGCTCTCGACATGCAGTCAG GCATTATCCATGCAGCAGAGGAGAAGGATTGGAAGACAGCCTATTCATACTTCTTTGAGGCTTTTGAGGGCTATGACTCCATTGATAGCCCGAGGGCCATCACTGCACTGAAGTACATGCTTCTCTGCAAGATCATGCTCAACTT GCCAGAAGAAGTACAAGCCTTGATCAGTGGCAAGCTGGCACTACGGTATGCTGGGAGACAA ACAGACGCGCTCAAGTGTGTAGCGCAAGCCAGCAAGAACAGATCGTTAGCAGACTTTGAAAAG GCTCTGACGGAGTACGCAAAAGAGCTGCGTGACGACCCCATCATCAGCACGCACCTGGCTAAACTCTACGACAACCTGCTAGAGCAGAACCTGATCCGGGTCATTGAACCCTTTTCCAGGGTACAG ATAACACACATATCAAGTCTCATCAAACTCTCAAAG GGTGAAGTTGAGAGAAAATTGTCACAAATGATCCTGGACAAGAAGTTTCATG GTATCCTTGACCAAGGTGAGGGAGTTCTGATCATATTTGAAGAGCCCCCTGTAGACAAGACTTATGAGGCAGCCCTTGAAACCATACAGAACATGAGCAAAGTTGTGGATTCACTTTACAACAAAGCTAAGAAACTCACATAG
- the cdk5r1b gene encoding cyclin-dependent kinase 5 activator 1b: MGTVLSLSPSYRKAALFEDGPATVGHYTAVQNSKNAKDKNLKRHSLINVLPWKRIVAVSAKKKGSKKVQPNTTYQNNVTHLNNENLKKSQSCANLSTFTQDQSSPSNQGSKSSNNVASSVKKAPLSSSNVAPGTPKRVIVQASTSELLRCLGEFLCRRCYRLKHLSPTDPVLWLRSVDRSLLLQGWQDQGFITPANVVFVYMLCRDVVSSEVASEHELQAVLLTCLYLSYSYMGNEISYPLKPFLVESSKETFWDRCLSIINLMSAKMLQINSDPHFFTQVFADLKNESQKEEERSRLLIGLDR, encoded by the coding sequence ATGGGAACCGTCCTGTCACTCTCTCCCAGCTACCGGAAGGCTGCCCTCTTTGAGGATGGCCCAGCTACGGTGGGCCACTACACAGCCGTTCAAAACAGTAAGAACGCCAAAGACAAGAACTTGAAGCGCCACTCACTCATCAATGTGTTACCATGGAAGCGGATAGTAGCTGTTTCAGCCAAGAAAAAGGGTTCAAAGAAGGTGCAGCCAAACACCACCTACCAGAACAATGTCACCCACCTGAACAACGAGAACCTGAAGAAATCACAGTCCTGTGCCAACCTATCGACATTCACCCAGGACCAGTCAAGTCCATCCAATCAAGGCTCCAAAAGCTCAAACAATGTGGCCTCTTCAGTCAAGAAAGCACCTCTGTCCAGCTCCAACGTGGCACCTGGCACACCCAAGAGAGTAATTGTTCAGGCTTCAACTAGTGAATTGCTACGCTGCCTGGGTGAATTCCTGTGCCGGAGGTGCTACCGCCTCAAGCACCTTTCTCCTACTGATCCAGTGCTTTGGCTCCGCAGTGTGGACCGCTCCCTGCTGCTGCAAGGTTGGCAGGACCAAGGCTTCATCACTCCAGCTAATGTCGTCTTTGTTTACATGCTCTGTCGGGACGTGGTCTCCTCAGAAGTGGCATCGGAACACGAGCTGCAGGCGGTGCTGCTCACCTGCCTCTACTTGTCCTACTCCTACATGGGAAATGAGATCTCCTATCCCCTTAAGCCATTTTTGGTGGAAAGCTCCAAGGAGACCTTCTGGGACCGCTGCCTGTCCATAATCAACCTGATGAGCGCCAAGATGCTGCAGATCAACTCAGACCCACACTTCTTCACCCAGGTGTTTGCAGACCTCAAGAACGAGAGccagaaagaagaggagaggagccGTTTACTCATTGGGCTGGACCGGTGA